One genomic window of Molothrus aeneus isolate 106 chromosome 22, BPBGC_Maene_1.0, whole genome shotgun sequence includes the following:
- the LOC136565719 gene encoding G protein-activated inward rectifier potassium channel 4-like, producing MVLPYARNSGGAGGWLPPEEPRGRSNSIPPAQTPTAKHMLAYLPRPPADTSRYGTFPQKPDLPAAPGAPVEDGGQVAAAATAKRGAAMPNYPSAPRHGGFVPGEPSLPPSRGSLSTQQHRGRPSWCPPPAPQEAAARFYPLHALSVANIPNSSRGKTSARSSTAPTPEGLQGRRCKLLEEDSPMAQAGRRQRQRYVTKVGKCQVNLGNIQDKKRFLSDIFTTIVDLKYRWFLFVFMMCYVVTWVVFGFIYFLDAWVRGDVWHQGDPEWQACIENVDGFVSALLLSVESQRTIGYGTRMVTANCAEGVILLIAQSIVGSMIDAMMVGCMFVKISRPKKRAQTLIFSKNCVISLRDEKLCLMFRVGDLRESHMVDAKIRAKLIKSRQTAEGEFIPLEQSELNLGYDTGEDRLFLVEPQIICHVINRHSPFWDMSAESLRREQFEIIIILEGIVEATGMTCQARTSYTEDEILWGYRFEPCMSLEKGAFQVDYSRFEMTFEVQTPAASAKELQELRELEQQEHSTLSLYWDQLVQPCALPGPGEDALLGLSIPGSAAQGGRDEPAQRDCPA from the exons ATGGTGCTGCCCTACGCCCGCAACAGCGGCGGCGCCGGCGGCTGGCTGCCCCCCGAGGAGCCCCGCGGCCGCAGCAACTCCATCCCCCCGGCGCAGACCCCCACGGCCAAGCACATGCTGGCCTACCTGCCCCGGCCGCCCGCCGACACCAGCCGCTACGGCACCTTCCCGCAGAAG CCCGATCTGCCGGCCGCCCCCGGGGCTCCGGTGGAAGACGGCGGGCAGGTAGCGGCCGCCGCCACTGCCAAGAGAGGCGCCGCCATGCCAAACTACCCATCCGCACCCCGTCACGGCGGCTTTGTCCCCGGTGAGCCGTCCCTGCCGCCGAGCCGCGGGAGcctcagcacccagcagcaccgCGGCCGCCCGTCCTGgtgcccgccgcccgccccgcaaGAGGCGGCTGCCCGCTTCTACCCGCTGCACGCCCTGAGCGTGGCCAACATCCCCAACTCGTCCCGCGGCAAGACCTCCGCCCGCAGCTCCACCGCTCCCACCccggaggggctgcagggccggCGCTGcaagctgctggaggaggacaGCCCCATGGCCCAGGCCggccggcggcagcggcagcgctACGTGACAAAAGTGGGCAAGTGCCAGGTGAATCTGGGCAACATCCAGGACAAGAAGAGGTTCCTCTCGGACATCTTCACCACCATCGTAGACCTCAAGTACCGCTGGTTCCTCTTTGTCTTCATGATGTGCTATGTCGTCACCTGGGTGGTCTTTGGCTTCATCTACTTCCTGGACGCCTGGGTGCGTGGCGACGTGTGGCACCAGGGCGATCCCGAGTGGCAGGCATGCATCGAGAACGTGGACGGCTTCGTCTCcgccctgctgctctcagtggaGAGCCAGCGGACCATCGGCTACGGCACGCGGATGGTGACGGCCAACTGCGCCGAGGGCGTCATCCTGCTGATCGCCCAGTCCATCGTGGGCTCCATGATCGATGCCATGATGGTCGGCTGCATGTTCGTCAAGATCTCCCGACCCAAGAAGCGCGCCCAGACCCTCATCTTCAGCAAGAACTGCGTCATCTCCCTCCGGGATGAGAAGCTCTGCCTGATGTTTCGTGTGGGGGACCTGCGAGAAAGCCACATGGTGGATGCCAAGATCCGGGCAAAGCTGATCAAGTCCCGCCAGACGGCCGAGGGGGAGTTCATCCCCTTGGAGCAGTCGGAGCTGAACCTGGGCTATGACACGGGCGAGGACCGTCTGTTCCTGGTGGAGCCCCAGATCATCTGCCACGTCATCAACCGCCACAGCCCTTTCTGGGACATGTCAGCCGAGTCACTGCGCCGGGAGCAGTTTGAAATCATCATCATCCTCGAGGGCATCGTGGAAGCCACAG GAATGACGTGCCAAGCCCGCACCTCCTACACGGAGGACGAGATCCTCTGGGGATACCGCTTCGAGCCCTGCATGTCCCTGGAGAAAGGCGCCTTCCAGGTGGACTACAGCCGCTTTGAGATGACCTTTGAGGTGCAGACGCCAGCAGCCAGCgccaaggagctgcaggagctgcgggagctggagcagcaggagcactccACGCTCAGCCTGTACTGGGACCAGCTGGTGCAGCCGTGCGCGCTGCCAGGGCCCGGCGAGGAcgcgctgctggggctgagcatcCCCGGGAGCGCGGCCCAGGGCGGCCGGGACGAGCCAGCGCAGCGGGACTGCCCCGCCTGA